The nucleotide window GCGCCGTCCGGGTTCCCGGACGGCGCGCGACGTAATGATAAGGCAACGGATCTAGTGACAGCCCGTTTAGATTAGATGATCCGCGCGTCCAGGTTAATAGCGGGAATCCGCTCCCATTTCGTCCTCGTCGCTATGCGTCGGCCCAACCCCGGTGGGCCGGAACAGTAGCTTGGCCGCGAACAGCTTTTCGCTGATGCGCCCCTGGGATTTCAGTTGCCCGCCGTGCCGCTTGCAGTGCGGACATGCCATCGAACCGCCGAGAAGGCTGGCGTTTTGAGGCGTTATTCTCAGATCGAATTTAAAACCGCAGCCGGGATTCTGACAAATCGTGCGGTAAACTACTCCATGGCTGCCAGTTGTTCTCGATTCATTTCTGCTAGCCGCTGTTTGCATTTTCTCTATCCTCCTCTCATCGCGCTCCATCGCGAGAGGGCTTGCGCATCCGACTACCATAATCGATGTAGCAATTTAGACGTAAGATCCCTTAAGAAGTTTCAAGCAAATGACGTGCCTTGCGGCACAATTGGCGGCAGGATGCAAAATCGAGTAAAATCAAGCCAAATTCGCCGCGACGAAGCTTCTTTTGTATGACCGATTCGTGCCACTATCCAAAAATCCCTGCCGTATTTGCCACATTTCAGGGATTTCACGGATGAAACAAGCTGCACCTCAGCGCCGGACCGACAGGTTTCCGGTGATACCGCGAGCAGCCTGCAATTGGCGCGCTTATTTTGCCCAGCCGAGCCGCGCAATGATGATTCGAGTTCTTTTGCTCAAATGAGAACGCTGGCGCTAGTGATGGCAGGAGGGCAGGGCACCCGGCTCCATCCGCTGACCCGGGACCGCGCCAAACCTGCGGTCCCGTTCGGCGGGAAATACCGCATCATCGACTTCGTGCTCTCCAATTTCATCAATTCCGGCATCTATGCGATCTATGTGCTGGTCCAATGGCGCTCCCAATCGCTGATCGAGCATCTCAAGGACGGATGGCAATTCGGCGGGATGCTGCCGGATCACTTTGTCATCCCGGTTCCGGCCCAGATGCGGATGGGCGAGACGTGGTACCAGGGAACGGCAGATGCGATTTTTCAAAATCTCAATCTCATCGACGACACCAAGCCGGACCTGGTCGCGGTCTTTGGCGCGGACCACATCTACCGGATGGACATCCAGCAGATGATCGAGTTTCACATGGATCGCAAGGCGGCCGTCACGGTCGCGACTCTGCCGGTGGCCGTGGACGAGGCGGATCAGTTCGGGATCGTCCAGGTCGATTCGGGCCTGCGCGTTTCAAGCTTTGTGGAAAAGCCCCACAATCCGCCCCAGATGCCCGGTGCGCCGGGACGCTCGCTGGCCTCGATGGGCAACTACCTGTTCAATCCCCAGGTGCTGCGCGAGGCGCTGATCGAGGATTCGATCAAGGAAAACAGTAATCACGATTTCGGCCGCGACCTCCTCCCGGCGTTGATCAATCGAGTGCCGGTTTACGCGTACAATTTCATGACCAATCGCATCCGCGGCGACTCCGAGCTCAATCTCAGCTACTGGCGGGACGTGGGAACCCTCGACTCGTACTTCGAGGCCAACATGGACTTGCGCGACGCGCGCCCGCATCTGAACCTGTACAATCCGCTCTGGCCGCTGCGCACCGCGTACTTCGATCAGCCGCCGGCGAAATTCGTCTTCGACGAGAACGGGCGGCGCGGGCTGGCGCTGCATTCGGTGATCTCGGAGGGATGCATCGTCTCGGGCGGCGCCATTCGCAATTCGGTGCTCGGGCGCTCGGTATTCGTCCATTCGTACAGCCTGGTCGAGGACTCGGTCATCATGGACTACGCGGAAATCGGGCGGCACGTCAAAATTCGCCGCGCGATCATCGACAAGAACGTCTATGTTCCCGAGGGCGAAGAGATAGGATATGACCTCGAACGCGATCGGCAGCGATTCTTCGTCACCGATTCGGGCCTGGTCGTGATTCCCAAGGGCCCCAAACGCGAACGATCGGTATTGTAGGGAGCGCCGCACACGATGGTCTCAGCGCCTTCATCAGCAAGTCCCAGGCTCGATCGCCACGAATCGCCCGATTCAGTGGGCGAGATGTTGAAGCGCGGCGCCGCTCCGGCCGACTCGGCTGACGGTGCGACGAAGCCGGATTTTCCGCTCGCTGGTGGAAATCTGCGCAGCATGCGCATCCCGCTGGGCCCCAAGGATCGGCTGATCTTCTGGCTGCTGGTTGGCGTGTTGCATGCGCTCAGCCTCCTTCCCGACTTCATTCTCTACAAATTGGGAGAGGCAGGCGGCCTGATCGCCTATCGTTTAGACCGCCGTCACACGCGAACCGGAATCCGCAATCTCGAGATCGCGTTTCCCGAAAAGAGCGACGCGGAGCGACGCCGCATCCTGCGCGCGTCGTACCTACACCTTGGCCGCACCGGCGCCGAGTACGTTCGCCTGGGCGGATTCTTCTACCGCCGCCTGGCGCGCCGCGTCACCTACAATCGGCTCGACATCTGGAACAATCTCACGCCGAGGTACCCCGGCAAGGGCGCGCTCATCCTGACTGCGCACTTTGGAAATTTCGAGCTGCTGCCCGCGGGACACGCGCTGCACGGCTTCCAGATCACCGTGGTTCATCACACGCAGCGCTTCCTGGCCGGCGACGCACTGGTGACGTTCATCCGCGAGCGGGTGGGAGTGCGGACCATTCGCAAGCACACCGCGGCGCGCGAGATGCTGCGCTCGCTCAAGCGCGGCGAGATCATCGGCATCCCGCTCGATCAGAACGCCAAGCGCTCCGAGGCCATCTGGGTGCCGTTTTTCGGCGAGATGGCCGCCACCCCCAGTGGCTTCGATCGCCTCGCAATGATGGCGGGCGCGCCCGTGGTGCCCGTGTTTATCGTGCGCCAGCCCGACGGCCGCAGTCACGTGATTGAAATTTTCGAGGAAATCCCGCAGCAGCGCACCGGCGACCGCGACGCCGACACTCGGGTGAACACCGCGCGCTATCAAAAGGCGATCGAAGAGATGGTCCGAAAGCATCCCGAGCAATGGCTGTGGACCCATCGCCGCTACCGCACCCGCCCGGTAAGCGGCACGCCGTCACTGTACGACTGATAGTCAGGTCGCGCTTCGCCGCGGCGCCGGAGATCGGACGGAGCATCAGCAGGAAGTCAGCGCGAAGTAGAACCGAAGTGGTGATATTGGTTTATGTAAGCCGCGGTAGGATGCGTGAACATGTCAGTTAAGAACTATGGAAAACGCTGCGCTCTGATATTGAGCATCGTTGTTTTGTTGACTGTCGCCTCGAGCGCCATCAGTCCCATCGCTTTCGCGGCGTGGAGCACCTACTGCTGTAAAGGGTGGCTTAACCTTGAAGGGGGCGCTGGGTTTGCGCGCAATGATCCCGGCTGTGTCGGATTCGTGAACCAGGCTCCCGCGAGCGAACGACCGGCAACGTGCCAGATGTTCGAGACGGCGGTGAAGTCGCGCGACAACGGGAACCTGTGTCCAGATCTTCTGGCCGCCTGCGGTACGTGTAAGCCATTTTCCGCTAAACCTGATCCTGCCGCGTTGAAATCCTGGCAGAACATGGTCCAGGTCTCCCCAGGAGCGAATGCAGATGAGCAGGAGGCGATCGATCGGTTCCTGCAAAGTCCCGAGGGTGTCAGTCTCGAAGAAGCGCTCCAGAAAATGTTCTGCTCACATCCAGACAAGAGCTGCTGGCCCAAGATCCGTATTACTTTTGGTCCGACGAGCGACGCCGAAGGCGGACACTTTTCCCCGGACAAGTTCTTCCCAAATCCATTCGACCCCGAATCCGAAGATCCGGCGGCATGGCAACAATTCTTTTATGATGTGACGATACTCCCACAAATCGATACACCGGCTCTTCCTCCTCATTACTGGCCAGGAGGTTCCGCACTATGTATTCGCTATTCTTTTTCTAGTGGCGCGTCCGAGATGGCTACTACTATTTATCACGAGCTACTGCACATCTGGTGGATCAACAATTTTCAGAACACCTACACAGGCCACGATCCCGACGCAGCGAACTGTTCGTCGTACGCGCCGGGTTTCATGAAGAAATTAAAGGACTTTTACGGCGATATGGATAACAGGAAGCAATGCCAGGGCCCGGGCTCATCTAAAAGTCCTGCGTCGAGTCCGGCGCCATCCCCGGCGCCGCAAAAGCATCAGTAAAGCGCAGCTCGACTTCGCCAGGCGTCAGGCGGCGGTTCGTGGCGCGCCGGAGATCGGGCGGAGCATCACCAGTATAACTACCGCGATTGCCCAGGCGGCCGCGCCGCCGATTAGCGGTATCGCTCCGCCGCCTGCGACCCACCACGGCAGCGTCGCACGGCCGAGAATTATTTTCGGCCACAGCTTCGCGCCCAGCACGAAGCCGCTGTGCAGTCCGATCGAGAAATACACACTGCCCGTGAGGATATACGCTTCGCCGAGAACGATTCCGAGCAGGAATAGGCCTACCAGCATGGGAATCGCGATCGCGGGATTGCTGAATTGGTCGATGCTGTGCGCGAGCGTGATCAATCCGGCCGCGGGCTCGTAGCCGGTGACATAGAAGCGCGCCGGAGATCGCACGAGATGCGCGACGGCGTAGATGGCGGCGCTCGCAATCAGCGCGACCCGGTTGCCGAAGTCGCCTTTCATGCCGCCGAGTAGAAACGCGCGGAAGAATCCTTCCTCGATGATCGCGATCGCGATCGCCGAGAGAAAATATTTCGGGATCAGCGCGGCGGCCGCTGCGCGATCGCCGTTGCCGCTGCCGCCGGCCGCCAGCGCCAGCGCGAATAGAATCGCAATCGAGCAGATCGCCACGACGAGACCGCGAATGGCGCGGACAATGCTCGGCGCCGCGGGATGCCTGAAGCCGCGGCTCAGCAGCGAAGCGAGATTCAAGTCGCGCGCAGCCCAAATCATCGCGAGCAACAGCGTCGCCATCACGGTCCGATCGAAAATTCGGGGAAAGGGGAAGCGCCATCCCGCAGCCGATAATCCTGCCGCCGCGAGCGGTGCGAGAACGATCGCGCCGGCGACTCCCGCGACCAGCACCAGCGCGCATCGCGCCGTGAATGACATCGCTGCGCGCGCCTGAACGTGGGAACTCAGCGTGGACGCTCCGGATCCATTTGCGGTTCGAGCGTCACTTCGACCGGACATGCGCCCGCGGGAGAGTTCACGATCTGCATCACGGCCTGGGCGACGTCGGCCGTCGAAAGCATCGCCGCGCGGTCCAGCTGCTTGTTATTCGGGATCAGCGCCGTATCGACAAGGCCAGGAACGATCACCGCGAGCTTCAGCCCGCTTTGGCGCAACTCGCCGAACGCCGCGCGCGTGAACGCGATCAGCGCGGCCTTGGTCGCCGCATAGACGGCCTCGCCGGCGGGAGCCTTGATGGCGGCCGAGGATGCGATGTTGACGATTGCGCCGGCGCCCCGCGCGGCCATCGCCGCGGCGGCCATCCGGGTAAGCGCGATCGGCGCGCGCAGATTAACGGCGATCATGCGATCGAGATCGGCGGGACGCAGCTTAAGCAGCGGCGTTCGCGACGGCGCCCATCCGGCGTTGTTGACCAGCACGTCGATATGCCCGTAGCAATCGAGCGCGGCGGCAATCAAATTGTCGGGCGCTTCCTCGCCAGCCAGATCAACCAGAACAATCAACGCGCGCCCCGGCGGCAGCCCGGTCTGCGAGCGGGTTTCCTCGAGCTCATCGCGCGAGCGGGCGGCGAGGCATAGCGAATAGCCGGCGCGCGCGAGTTCGAGCGCAACCGCGCGTCCGATGCCGCGGCCGGCGCCGGTAACAATCGCGACGCGGGCCTGGTCGCCCGCCGGCGATTTTCCGGCGGCGGTCATCGGTAACCATCCTGCGGGCAGCTATCTTGCACTGGCGTAGTCGGTCGCACAGACTGACGATAATGAATTCGCAAGTCTTCCGCGAGTACGACATCCGCGGCGTCGTCGCAAACGATTTCGACGACGACTTCGTGGTCGATCTCGGGCGCGGCTACGCCACCTTGCTGCATCGCGCGGGGAAAAAAACGATCACGCTCGGCCGCGATTGCCGGCTGTCGTCGGATCGGTTGCGCGATCGTCTGGTCGAGGGTCTCCTTTCCGGCTGCATCAACGTGGTTGACGTCGGGGTGGTGCCGACCCCGCTGCTTTATTTTTCGGTGCTGAGCTGGAAGATGGACGGCGGTGCGATGATTACCGGCAGTCACAACGCGGCCGAGTACAACGGCTTCAAGCTGGGCGTGGGTTCGACGACGATTTATGGCGCGGAGATTCAGCGGCTGCGCGAAATAATCGAGCGGCACGATTTTGTGACGACCGGCGCCAAGGGCTCGCTCTCCGAGCGCCCGGTGATTCCCGACTACAACGATTTCATCCTCTCGCAGTTCAAGCTCACCCCGGGACTCAAGGTGGTCGTGGACGGGGGCAACGGATGCGGCGGCGTGGTCGCGGCTCCGCTGATGAAGCGGCTCGGACTTGAGACGATCGAACTCTACACCGAGATGGATGGGCGCTTTCCCAACCATCATCCCGACCCTACGGTCGAGGACAACATGCGCGATCTGATCGCGGCGGTGAAAAAAAACAAGGCTGCGATCGGTATCGCGTATGACGGCGACGCCGACCGCGTCGGTGCGGTCGACGAGAACGGAAAGATCGTATGGGGCGACGAGCTGATGGTCGCGTTCTCGCGGGCGGTTCTGCGCGAGCATCCCGGCGCGACGATTATCGGCGACGTGAAATGCTCGAAGCGGATGTACGACGATATCGCGCGCCACGGCGGCAGGCCGATCATGTGGAAGACGGGCCATTCGCTCATCAAGAGCAAGCTGAAAGAGGAGCACGCGGCGCTGGCGGGCGAGATGAGCGGGCACATGTTCTTCGCCGACCGTTACTTCGGCTTCGATGACGCGATCTACGCCTCGTTTCGCATTCTTGAAATCCTCAGCCGCGAGGGGCGCGGCCTCGGCGCGATTCTCGCCGATCTTCCCGCCAGCCATGTCACGCCGGAGATTCGCGTTGACTGTCCCGACGATCGCAAATTCGAAGTGGTGCGGCAGGCGGCCGATTTTTTCCGCAAGCACTATGAAGTCATCGACATCGACGGCGTGCGCGTGAATTTTGCCGACGGATGGGGCCTGGTGCGCGCGTCGAATACCCAGCCCGCGCTGGTGACGCGCTTCGAAGCCGCCAGCGAAAAGCGATTGGCCGAAATTCGCGCGCTGTTCGACGGCAAACTCCGCGAACTCGGCGCTATCTGATCCGATGGCTCGAACTTCCACGCCGCCGCGCGCCTCCGTGCTGATTATCGCGGGCGGGCGCGGCACGCGCTTTTGGCCTGCGAGCCGCGAGGCAAGGCCCAAGCCGCTTTTTTCGATCGACGGCAAGACCAGCCTGCTCGCCGATACGATCGCGCGTCATGCGCCGCTCATCCCCCGCGAGCGAATCTTCGTGCTGGCCGCCGCGGCGCATCAGGCGCCGTTTCGGCGCGCGATCCGCGGCTTGATTCCGCCGGATAACTTGATCGTTGAACCCGACGCGCGCGGCACCGCAGTGGCAATCGCTTACGGCGCCGCGATTATCAAGCGCCGGCTGGGCGAGGGAATCATCGCCGCGGTCGCAGCAGATCACTACATCACGACAGCCGCGCAATATCGCCGCACGCTCGCCGATGCGATCGGTCTCGCCGCGGCGAACGAATCGATCGTCGCTGTAGGGATTACTCCGACCCGCCCCGAAACCGGCTACGGCTATCAGAAGATCGGTCCAAAGGTCGGCGCCGGATTCAAGATCGAAAAGTTCGTCGAGAAACCCGCGCTCGCAATTGCTCGCCGGATGGTGCGGAGCGGGCGTTACTTGTGGAATGCCTCGATCTTCGTGGCGTCGACGCGGACGCTGGCGCGCGAATTCGCCGAGCATTGCCCGGCGCTCGGCAAGGCGGCGCAACGCCTCGCGCTGACGCCGCGGACGAAACTCGCGCGCGCCTACCGGAGACTGCGGTTCGATTCGTTCGACCGCGTGATAATGGAGAAAAGCTCCAACGTGCTCGGCGTGCGCGCGCGATTTTCATGGCATGACGTGGGATCGTGGGACGGGCTGTGGGATGCAATCGGCGAGACGGGCGGCAACGTGCTGCGTGGCAATGCGATCGCGCTCGATTCCGAGCGCGTGCTGGCGTATCCGGATTCGCGCCTGATGGTGTTGTTTGGCGTGCGCGATCTGATCGTCGTCGATACGGGGGATGCGATCCTGGTTGCGCACCGCGAGATGTCGCCGCATGTGCGCCGCGTCACCGAGGAACTCGAGCGCCGCGGCCTGCAGCGCTACTTGTAGTCAGTCCAGCGCGAGCGCGTCGCACTTGAGCGCGAGCTTACGCAGTTCGTGTTCGCGATCGTCATCCTCGATAGCCAGTTGCAGCAGCTTTTCCGCGACGCCTTCATCGACGGACTCCCACTTCATTGCATCGATACGCAGCTCGGCCGCAAGCGCGCCGATTACCTCGAGGTCGCCGCTCAGGCGCGCCCAGTTGCTCGAGCCGTCATGCAGGGCCGCTTCCGGCAGTTTCGCCCATACATTGT belongs to Candidatus Binatus sp. and includes:
- a CDS encoding mannose-1-phosphate guanylyltransferase → MARTSTPPRASVLIIAGGRGTRFWPASREARPKPLFSIDGKTSLLADTIARHAPLIPRERIFVLAAAAHQAPFRRAIRGLIPPDNLIVEPDARGTAVAIAYGAAIIKRRLGEGIIAAVAADHYITTAAQYRRTLADAIGLAAANESIVAVGITPTRPETGYGYQKIGPKVGAGFKIEKFVEKPALAIARRMVRSGRYLWNASIFVASTRTLAREFAEHCPALGKAAQRLALTPRTKLARAYRRLRFDSFDRVIMEKSSNVLGVRARFSWHDVGSWDGLWDAIGETGGNVLRGNAIALDSERVLAYPDSRLMVLFGVRDLIVVDTGDAILVAHREMSPHVRRVTEELERRGLQRYL
- a CDS encoding SDR family oxidoreductase, whose amino-acid sequence is MTAAGKSPAGDQARVAIVTGAGRGIGRAVALELARAGYSLCLAARSRDELEETRSQTGLPPGRALIVLVDLAGEEAPDNLIAAALDCYGHIDVLVNNAGWAPSRTPLLKLRPADLDRMIAVNLRAPIALTRMAAAAMAARGAGAIVNIASSAAIKAPAGEAVYAATKAALIAFTRAAFGELRQSGLKLAVIVPGLVDTALIPNNKQLDRAAMLSTADVAQAVMQIVNSPAGACPVEVTLEPQMDPERPR
- a CDS encoding phosphomannomutase/phosphoglucomutase produces the protein MNSQVFREYDIRGVVANDFDDDFVVDLGRGYATLLHRAGKKTITLGRDCRLSSDRLRDRLVEGLLSGCINVVDVGVVPTPLLYFSVLSWKMDGGAMITGSHNAAEYNGFKLGVGSTTIYGAEIQRLREIIERHDFVTTGAKGSLSERPVIPDYNDFILSQFKLTPGLKVVVDGGNGCGGVVAAPLMKRLGLETIELYTEMDGRFPNHHPDPTVEDNMRDLIAAVKKNKAAIGIAYDGDADRVGAVDENGKIVWGDELMVAFSRAVLREHPGATIIGDVKCSKRMYDDIARHGGRPIMWKTGHSLIKSKLKEEHAALAGEMSGHMFFADRYFGFDDAIYASFRILEILSREGRGLGAILADLPASHVTPEIRVDCPDDRKFEVVRQAADFFRKHYEVIDIDGVRVNFADGWGLVRASNTQPALVTRFEAASEKRLAEIRALFDGKLRELGAI
- a CDS encoding lysophospholipid acyltransferase family protein, encoding MVSAPSSASPRLDRHESPDSVGEMLKRGAAPADSADGATKPDFPLAGGNLRSMRIPLGPKDRLIFWLLVGVLHALSLLPDFILYKLGEAGGLIAYRLDRRHTRTGIRNLEIAFPEKSDAERRRILRASYLHLGRTGAEYVRLGGFFYRRLARRVTYNRLDIWNNLTPRYPGKGALILTAHFGNFELLPAGHALHGFQITVVHHTQRFLAGDALVTFIRERVGVRTIRKHTAAREMLRSLKRGEIIGIPLDQNAKRSEAIWVPFFGEMAATPSGFDRLAMMAGAPVVPVFIVRQPDGRSHVIEIFEEIPQQRTGDRDADTRVNTARYQKAIEEMVRKHPEQWLWTHRRYRTRPVSGTPSLYD
- a CDS encoding CPBP family intramembrane glutamic endopeptidase, whose translation is MSFTARCALVLVAGVAGAIVLAPLAAAGLSAAGWRFPFPRIFDRTVMATLLLAMIWAARDLNLASLLSRGFRHPAAPSIVRAIRGLVVAICSIAILFALALAAGGSGNGDRAAAAALIPKYFLSAIAIAIIEEGFFRAFLLGGMKGDFGNRVALIASAAIYAVAHLVRSPARFYVTGYEPAAGLITLAHSIDQFSNPAIAIPMLVGLFLLGIVLGEAYILTGSVYFSIGLHSGFVLGAKLWPKIILGRATLPWWVAGGGAIPLIGGAAAWAIAVVILVMLRPISGAPRTAA
- the glgC gene encoding glucose-1-phosphate adenylyltransferase, which codes for MRTLALVMAGGQGTRLHPLTRDRAKPAVPFGGKYRIIDFVLSNFINSGIYAIYVLVQWRSQSLIEHLKDGWQFGGMLPDHFVIPVPAQMRMGETWYQGTADAIFQNLNLIDDTKPDLVAVFGADHIYRMDIQQMIEFHMDRKAAVTVATLPVAVDEADQFGIVQVDSGLRVSSFVEKPHNPPQMPGAPGRSLASMGNYLFNPQVLREALIEDSIKENSNHDFGRDLLPALINRVPVYAYNFMTNRIRGDSELNLSYWRDVGTLDSYFEANMDLRDARPHLNLYNPLWPLRTAYFDQPPAKFVFDENGRRGLALHSVISEGCIVSGGAIRNSVLGRSVFVHSYSLVEDSVIMDYAEIGRHVKIRRAIIDKNVYVPEGEEIGYDLERDRQRFFVTDSGLVVIPKGPKRERSVL